In one window of Macaca thibetana thibetana isolate TM-01 chromosome 5, ASM2454274v1, whole genome shotgun sequence DNA:
- the LOC126955537 gene encoding LOW QUALITY PROTEIN: uncharacterized protein encoded by LINC01587-like (The sequence of the model RefSeq protein was modified relative to this genomic sequence to represent the inferred CDS: inserted 2 bases in 1 codon) yields MTTHTKKTEIRKTRTSWEAVDQLPMDTQKQIHKTHNSKNQFLTNFFXLSVEFGQEGTCKNFYLLLSTGRYRQKSRRADLGTADAADKTEPECFAASWNFDPNPSATVSSAHSTGMHQ; encoded by the exons ATGACAACCCACACAAAAAAGACAGAGATAAGAAAAACAAGGACTTCCTGGGAGGCTGTGGATCAATTACCAATGGACACCCAGAAGCAAATTCACAAGACTCACAattcaaagaaccaatttttaacaaatttttt cCTGTCAGTTGAATTTGGGCAGGAAGGAACATGCAAAAATTTTTACCTTCTTCTTTCAACTGGACGCTACAGACAGAAATCCAGGAGAGCTGACC TAGGAACTGCAGACGCTGCAGATAAAACAGAGCCAGAATGCTTTGCTGCCAGCTGGAACTTTGACCCAAACCCCAGTGCGACAGTCTCCAGTGCTCACTCAACTGGAATGCATCAATGA